A single window of Elgaria multicarinata webbii isolate HBS135686 ecotype San Diego chromosome 17, rElgMul1.1.pri, whole genome shotgun sequence DNA harbors:
- the LOC134409965 gene encoding uncharacterized protein LOC134409965 — MAPKGGLYACDDPTYWRAVLNLYQEAVAAKAGRRKNLIALDKWYQEELPTAVVGRKVKYLTKPELVKLMEWKLSRGKFRPRLQQLVATNSDETVEKCTKEAFQLLPDVAAAVSELSKLKAVGPATASAILAAGAPEVAPFMADEAAESIPGLTPIQYTLKHYLLYLDRIRSCVEKLNKADAATTWTPHGVELCLWAWAVAEKLQLPSLQALGTERAKASSGDQTDEPRKRRKTE, encoded by the exons ATGGCGCCCAAAGGGGGACTCTACGCGTGCGATGATCCAACGTACTGGAGGGCGGTTTTGAACCTTTACCAGGAGGCCGTCGCGGCCAAAGCAGGCCGGCGTAAAAACCTCATTGCCTTGGATAAATG GTATCAAGAAGAGCTACCAACTGCTGTGGTTGGGCGGAAGGTAAAATATTTAACTAAACCGGAGCTGGTGAAGCTAATGGAATGGAAGCTTTCT AGAGGCAAATTTCGTCCTCGGTTGCAGCAACTGGTGGCCACCAACTCCGATGAGACAGTGGAGAAGTGTACCAAGGAagccttccagctcctccccGATGTAGCAGCAGCTGTCAGTGAGCTGAGCAAACTCAAGGCTGTGGGACCCGCGACGGCTTCAG CAATTCTAGCTGCTGGAGCCCCCGAAGTGGCGCCGTTTATGGCCGACGAAGCAGCGGAATCCATCCCAGGCCTCACCCCGATCCAGTACACCCTCAAGCACTACCTGCTCTACTTGGACCGGATCCGAAGCTGTGTCGAGAAGCTAAACAAAG CTGACGCAGCGACGACGTGGACTCCTCACGGTGTGGAGCTGTGCCTCTGGGCCTGGGCTGTAGCcgaaaagctgcagctgccctcaCTGCAGGCTCTGGGCACGGAGCGAGCGAAAGCAAGCAGTGGCGACCAAACCGACGAGCCTAGAAAGAGACGGAAAACAGAATGA